In Rhizobium lusitanum, a genomic segment contains:
- a CDS encoding GntR family transcriptional regulator, which translates to MTEYGARPNAQKRYEIAEDVLRSNIEDSTLPLGVVLLEGPIAEILQISRAPVQRALQALESEGLVHRFNGRGYLVGPADRGIEPNRTDIKTLGLTIPRHADEALQSRSSWERIYNTVEADVAGCVVFGQYRIIEIELANHFNVSRTVVRDVLTRLRERGLVRKNQSSHWIAGPLTAQMIKDHFVLRGMLEPQALIAGAESVDRSRLSELFQRLSELERHDIADHLKALEAIYTDFVDICILATPNERLKESIRNNLLPVTATERLLRRLGLPGDPAVITELRLVTELLLRGAITAAAAMMENHLDASVKRMIAQMKIVAIIPGPSVTAAYLTRVLE; encoded by the coding sequence ATGACCGAATACGGCGCACGACCCAACGCGCAGAAGCGCTATGAGATCGCGGAGGATGTCCTGCGCAGCAACATCGAGGACAGCACGCTCCCGCTCGGCGTCGTGCTTCTCGAAGGCCCGATCGCTGAAATCCTTCAGATTTCGCGTGCGCCCGTGCAACGGGCGCTTCAGGCGCTTGAAAGCGAAGGGCTTGTGCATCGCTTCAACGGTCGCGGCTATCTCGTCGGGCCTGCCGATCGGGGCATCGAGCCGAACCGCACCGACATCAAGACGCTGGGCCTGACCATTCCGCGCCATGCCGACGAGGCGCTGCAAAGCCGCTCCTCCTGGGAGCGGATCTACAACACCGTCGAGGCCGACGTGGCCGGCTGCGTCGTCTTCGGACAATACCGCATCATCGAGATCGAACTGGCCAATCATTTCAACGTCAGCCGCACCGTGGTGCGCGACGTGCTGACGCGCCTGCGCGAGCGCGGTCTCGTGCGCAAGAACCAGTCGTCCCACTGGATCGCCGGACCGCTGACCGCGCAAATGATCAAGGATCATTTCGTGCTGCGCGGAATGCTCGAACCCCAAGCCCTGATCGCCGGAGCCGAATCTGTTGACCGCAGCAGGCTGAGCGAGCTTTTTCAGCGCCTGTCCGAACTGGAAAGGCACGATATCGCCGACCATCTCAAGGCTCTGGAAGCCATTTATACGGATTTCGTCGACATCTGCATCCTGGCGACGCCGAATGAGCGACTGAAGGAATCGATCCGCAACAATCTTCTGCCGGTGACGGCGACCGAGCGGCTGTTGCGGCGGCTTGGGCTGCCGGGCGATCCCGCTGTCATCACCGAGCTTCGCCTGGTGACGGAGCTGCTGTTGCGCGGCGCCATCACCGCCGCCGCCGCGATGATGGAAAACCATCTGGACGCCTCGGTGAAGCGCATGATCGCCCAGATGAAGATCGTTGCGATCATTCCCGGCCCGAGCGTGACGGCCGCCTATCTGACGCGCGTTCTCGAGTAG
- a CDS encoding biotin-dependent carboxyltransferase family protein produces the protein MAIKVLHHGLATTVQDLGRPGYFHLGIPIGGAMDRYAMRAANLLVGNDEGAAGLEAVFMGPQLEFSDDAVIAVSGADMPAKIDGVAQPGWTALTIKAGQVLSFDFLKSGARIYIAVSGGIDVPIALGSRSTYPIGALGGYKGRALAVGDELPVGQGSVVKEGKSVEEGLRRTPGTPAELRVLPGLYWDRLTDEAKQSFFADPWKVAPEADRMGYRFRGGRKLEFVERKQPFGAGSDPSNIVDSCYPYGSIQVPGGTEPIILHRDAVSGGGYFMLGTVISADMDLIGQMQPHTPTRFVEVTMEQALAARAERQALIERMRASLI, from the coding sequence ATGGCCATTAAGGTTCTTCATCATGGCCTGGCGACCACCGTCCAGGATCTGGGCCGGCCGGGCTATTTCCACCTCGGCATTCCCATCGGCGGGGCGATGGACCGCTACGCCATGCGCGCGGCAAACTTGCTCGTCGGCAATGACGAGGGTGCTGCGGGCCTTGAGGCTGTGTTTATGGGGCCGCAGCTGGAGTTCTCGGATGACGCCGTGATCGCGGTAAGCGGCGCCGATATGCCGGCCAAGATCGACGGCGTCGCCCAGCCGGGATGGACCGCGCTGACGATCAAGGCCGGTCAGGTCCTGAGCTTCGATTTCCTGAAGTCCGGGGCGCGCATCTATATCGCGGTATCGGGCGGCATCGACGTGCCCATAGCGCTCGGTAGCCGGTCGACCTATCCGATCGGCGCGCTCGGCGGCTACAAGGGCAGGGCGCTGGCGGTGGGCGACGAGCTCCCGGTCGGGCAAGGTTCCGTGGTGAAAGAAGGCAAATCGGTCGAAGAGGGCCTACGCCGCACTCCGGGCACGCCGGCTGAGCTTCGGGTCTTGCCCGGGCTCTACTGGGATCGTCTGACGGATGAGGCCAAGCAGAGCTTCTTTGCCGATCCATGGAAAGTCGCGCCCGAAGCCGACCGTATGGGCTATCGGTTCCGCGGCGGCCGCAAGCTCGAATTTGTCGAGCGCAAGCAGCCCTTCGGCGCTGGTTCGGATCCATCCAACATCGTCGACAGTTGCTATCCCTACGGCTCGATCCAGGTGCCCGGCGGTACCGAGCCGATCATTCTGCACCGTGATGCCGTCTCCGGTGGCGGCTATTTCATGCTCGGCACGGTGATTTCGGCCGACATGGATCTGATCGGGCAAATGCAGCCGCATACGCCGACCCGCTTCGTCGAAGTGACGATGGAACAGGCGCTTGCGGCAAGGGCAGAGCGGCAGGCGCTGATCGAGCGCATGCGCGCCTCCCTGATCTGA
- a CDS encoding LysR family transcriptional regulator produces the protein MSLSLRQLRYFVATAEYGQISLAAMNLSISQSAVTAAIKDLELTVGVMLFNRTPQGMELTAAGRQFLSHAYEILAKVDEATHLNLVSSDIEGELVVAATYTVIGYFLPLHIERMRRLYPRLRIQLYEVNRETIEEGLLSNRYDISVLLTSNILNPMLTTETLLSSVRRLWVPAQHNLLRRDGVGLREIAEEPYIMLTVDEAAHSSLKYWSGTPYQPKVLLRTSSIEAVRSMVANSLGVAILSDMVHRPWSLEGRRIETVNIQDPVPPMDVGLAWRANSEFSPQMLAFRRYFQQAFGLPGTNA, from the coding sequence ATGAGCCTCAGCCTGCGCCAGCTTCGATACTTCGTCGCGACCGCCGAATACGGTCAGATCTCCCTCGCCGCGATGAACCTTTCGATCTCGCAATCTGCGGTGACTGCGGCGATCAAGGATCTCGAGCTGACCGTGGGCGTCATGCTGTTCAACAGAACCCCGCAGGGAATGGAGTTAACGGCCGCCGGCCGGCAGTTTCTCTCCCATGCCTATGAAATATTAGCAAAGGTCGACGAGGCCACCCATCTCAATCTCGTCAGCAGCGATATCGAAGGCGAGCTGGTCGTCGCCGCGACCTATACGGTGATCGGATACTTCCTGCCTCTTCACATCGAACGCATGCGGCGCCTGTATCCGCGGCTGCGCATCCAACTCTATGAGGTCAATCGCGAGACCATCGAGGAAGGGCTGCTGTCCAACCGCTACGATATTTCCGTGCTGTTGACCTCGAATATCCTGAACCCGATGCTGACTACGGAGACGCTCTTGAGTTCCGTTCGACGCCTTTGGGTGCCCGCGCAACATAATCTGTTGAGACGCGACGGCGTCGGCCTTCGCGAGATCGCCGAGGAGCCCTATATTATGCTGACAGTCGACGAGGCGGCGCACTCGTCGCTGAAATACTGGAGCGGCACTCCCTATCAGCCCAAGGTCCTGCTGCGGACGAGCTCCATCGAAGCGGTCCGCTCCATGGTCGCCAACAGCCTTGGCGTCGCCATCCTCTCCGATATGGTTCACAGACCCTGGTCGCTGGAAGGCCGGCGCATCGAGACGGTCAATATCCAGGATCCCGTTCCGCCGATGGATGTCGGGCTGGCATGGCGGGCCAACAGCGAATTCTCGCCACAGATGCTGGCCTTCAGGCGATATTTCCAACAGGCTTTCGGGCTGCCGGGAACGAACGCTTAG
- a CDS encoding acetyl-CoA carboxylase biotin carboxylase subunit, translated as MTIRSVLIANRGEIAVRIIKAAKALGIRTVQVHSAADADMLAVRLADEAIDIGSPAPKKSYLNIEAVIAAAKASGVDAVHPGYGFLSENGDFADAVEAAGMIFIGPSGDAIRMLGDKVAARQVAAKAGVPTVPGSDGRVAGLDEARALAATTGFPVMIKAAAGGGGRGIRIVADITELEQQFPLASAEALAAFGDGGLYMEKVITRARHVEVQIFGDGQNFVHFFERECSLQRRRQKVWEEAPAFLLPATVRERLCGSAVALAREVGYRGAGTVEYLYDDETGDFYFIEVNTRIQVEHPVTEMITGFDLVQEMFKVAGGTALSVSQGDIRASGHAIECRINAEDPFKAFQPSPGTITKLSVPEGEGIRFDTMLYEGYTIPPFYDSLLGKLIVHAETRDACLAKLGLALQALAIEGVPTTVPLHLALARDARVANGLFHTRFLEHWLDNDFAALAGRTQEVA; from the coding sequence ATGACTATCCGGTCCGTACTCATCGCCAATCGCGGTGAAATCGCCGTGCGGATCATCAAGGCGGCAAAGGCACTCGGCATTCGCACGGTCCAGGTCCATAGCGCCGCCGACGCGGATATGCTGGCGGTCAGGCTTGCGGACGAGGCGATCGATATCGGGTCGCCGGCGCCGAAAAAATCCTACCTGAATATCGAGGCGGTGATCGCCGCCGCAAAGGCATCCGGCGTCGATGCCGTGCATCCGGGCTACGGCTTCCTCTCCGAAAACGGCGATTTCGCCGACGCCGTCGAGGCGGCGGGCATGATATTCATCGGCCCTTCCGGCGATGCGATCCGCATGCTGGGCGACAAGGTGGCGGCGCGGCAGGTTGCGGCAAAAGCCGGCGTTCCGACGGTGCCTGGAAGCGACGGGCGGGTGGCGGGGCTTGACGAGGCGCGGGCGCTGGCGGCAACGACAGGCTTTCCGGTGATGATCAAGGCGGCGGCCGGCGGCGGCGGGCGCGGCATTCGCATCGTCGCTGATATCACCGAGCTGGAGCAACAATTTCCGCTTGCCTCGGCCGAGGCGCTTGCCGCCTTCGGCGACGGTGGCCTCTATATGGAAAAGGTCATCACCCGCGCCCGGCATGTCGAAGTGCAGATCTTCGGCGACGGGCAGAATTTCGTGCATTTCTTCGAGCGCGAATGCTCGCTGCAGCGCCGGCGCCAGAAGGTCTGGGAAGAGGCGCCTGCCTTCCTCCTGCCCGCCACTGTACGCGAGCGGCTTTGCGGTAGCGCCGTGGCGCTCGCCCGCGAGGTCGGTTATCGCGGCGCCGGCACGGTGGAATATCTCTATGATGACGAGACGGGTGACTTCTATTTCATAGAGGTCAACACCCGCATCCAGGTGGAACATCCGGTCACCGAGATGATTACCGGTTTCGACCTGGTTCAGGAGATGTTCAAGGTGGCGGGCGGCACGGCCCTTTCGGTATCGCAGGGCGATATCAGGGCGAGCGGTCACGCGATCGAGTGCCGCATCAACGCCGAGGACCCATTCAAGGCGTTCCAGCCGTCACCGGGAACGATCACGAAACTCTCCGTTCCCGAGGGCGAAGGCATAAGGTTCGATACGATGCTTTATGAGGGCTACACGATCCCGCCCTTCTACGATTCCCTGCTTGGCAAGCTGATCGTGCACGCCGAGACGCGCGATGCCTGCCTTGCAAAGCTAGGCCTCGCGCTCCAGGCGCTCGCCATCGAGGGTGTGCCGACCACGGTGCCGTTGCATCTGGCACTGGCGCGCGATGCGAGGGTCGCCAACGGCCTATTCCATACCCGCTTTCTCGAACACTGGCTGGACAATGATTTCGCTGCTCTCGCCGGCCGGACCCAGGAGGTTGCCTGA
- a CDS encoding 4-carboxy-4-hydroxy-2-oxoadipate aldolase/oxaloacetate decarboxylase: protein MVILKQKIDRPSQEEIAAIAKFSPATLHEAQGRRGALSSRLKPIDYRMKLCGPAFTVKCAPRDNIMLQVAINYAQPGDIIVVSAGEYEEAGSFGDVLANACLAKGIGGLVTDTGVRDTLQLRDLGFPVFSLSVCIKGTVKETLGATNEPILIGDEIVHPGDIIVGDADGLVVVRKSEAVEVAKLAQAREDAEAGYIAAYKAGKSVVEVSNLEAVLKAKGLVIEG from the coding sequence GTGGTGATACTGAAGCAGAAGATCGATCGTCCCAGCCAGGAAGAGATCGCGGCCATCGCGAAATTTTCGCCGGCGACCCTTCACGAAGCTCAAGGACGTCGTGGTGCTTTGTCTTCGCGGTTGAAGCCGATCGATTATCGGATGAAGCTCTGCGGCCCCGCCTTCACCGTCAAATGCGCGCCGCGCGACAACATCATGCTTCAGGTGGCGATCAACTACGCGCAGCCCGGCGATATCATTGTCGTCTCCGCCGGCGAATATGAAGAGGCTGGCTCGTTCGGCGATGTGCTCGCCAATGCCTGCCTCGCCAAGGGCATTGGCGGACTGGTGACCGACACGGGCGTGCGTGACACGCTACAACTGCGCGATCTGGGCTTCCCAGTCTTTTCGCTCAGCGTCTGCATCAAGGGTACCGTCAAGGAAACGCTCGGCGCCACCAACGAGCCGATCCTGATCGGTGACGAGATCGTCCATCCGGGCGACATCATCGTCGGTGATGCCGACGGCCTGGTCGTCGTGCGCAAGTCGGAAGCTGTCGAGGTCGCGAAGCTGGCGCAGGCCAGAGAGGATGCCGAAGCGGGCTACATCGCCGCATACAAGGCCGGAAAGTCGGTGGTCGAAGTCAGCAATCTCGAAGCCGTGCTGAAGGCCAAGGGCCTGGTGATCGAAGGCTGA
- a CDS encoding 5-oxoprolinase subunit PxpA, translating to MKEVVDINCDMGEAFGRWRIGDTRDEHLIPLISSANIATGFHAGDPNLMDETVRMAAEHGVGVGAHPGYNDLQGFGRRKMNGTSKEIVNDLVYQVGALREFARRYGVPVQHVKPHGALYMELAANTELSRIFIQYMRTVAPNTPVFCMGRSATHIAAQEVGQPTVREFYADRDYGDNGWIVFTRDAGRPDPKAVAMKVLRACIEGKVRTVTGADIDIEFESVCFHSDTLGALEIAQEIRAALVGGGLRIAPVSQFLNNEIARRPHE from the coding sequence TTGAAAGAAGTCGTCGACATCAATTGTGATATGGGAGAGGCCTTCGGCCGGTGGCGTATCGGTGATACGCGCGACGAGCATCTCATTCCATTGATCAGTTCCGCCAATATCGCCACCGGCTTTCATGCCGGTGACCCGAATCTCATGGACGAGACGGTGCGCATGGCGGCCGAACATGGCGTCGGTGTGGGCGCACATCCGGGCTACAACGATCTGCAGGGCTTCGGCCGGCGGAAAATGAACGGGACCAGCAAGGAGATTGTCAACGACCTGGTCTATCAGGTTGGTGCGCTTCGCGAGTTTGCCCGTCGCTACGGCGTGCCGGTCCAGCATGTGAAGCCGCATGGCGCGCTTTATATGGAACTGGCGGCCAACACCGAGCTATCCCGGATTTTCATCCAGTATATGCGCACGGTGGCGCCGAATACGCCGGTCTTCTGCATGGGGCGCTCGGCAACGCATATTGCTGCCCAGGAAGTCGGACAGCCGACGGTGCGCGAGTTCTACGCGGATCGCGACTATGGCGACAATGGCTGGATCGTTTTCACCCGCGACGCGGGCCGTCCCGATCCCAAGGCCGTTGCGATGAAGGTTCTGCGGGCCTGCATCGAAGGAAAGGTCCGCACGGTGACCGGAGCTGACATCGATATCGAGTTCGAATCCGTCTGTTTTCACTCGGACACGCTGGGAGCGCTGGAGATCGCCCAAGAAATACGGGCGGCCCTTGTCGGTGGGGGGCTCCGGATCGCACCCGTTTCCCAATTCCTGAACAACGAGATAGCGCGGAGGCCACATGAGTAA
- a CDS encoding amino acid ABC transporter ATP-binding protein, whose amino-acid sequence MTLTQSSQNPPMIRLSGVRKSYGHFEVLKGIDAEVARGEVVVVCGPSGSGKSTLIRTVNRLEEIASGSITCDGNDMHGSVPASEMNRRRSRIGFVFQNFNLFPHLSVLDNIAMSPIRVKGVARDVARSKAKQLLDRVGLADKAGAFPAQLSGGQQQRVAIARALAMEPPVMLFDEPTSALDPEMVGEVLAVMKTLAADGMTMMCVTHEMGFARDVADRVWFMDDGLILEAAPPKEFFSNPQHARAQRFLADLRH is encoded by the coding sequence ATGACCCTCACCCAGTCCTCCCAGAATCCGCCCATGATCCGGCTGTCCGGGGTGCGTAAGTCCTATGGCCATTTCGAGGTCCTCAAGGGGATCGATGCCGAGGTGGCGCGGGGCGAGGTTGTCGTCGTCTGCGGCCCGTCCGGTTCGGGAAAATCCACCTTGATCCGGACGGTGAACCGGCTTGAGGAAATCGCCAGCGGATCGATTACCTGCGACGGCAATGACATGCATGGTTCGGTGCCCGCCAGTGAGATGAACCGCCGACGCAGCCGCATCGGTTTCGTGTTCCAGAATTTCAACCTGTTCCCGCATCTGTCGGTTCTCGACAACATCGCGATGTCGCCGATCCGAGTGAAAGGGGTCGCGCGCGATGTCGCCCGCAGCAAGGCGAAGCAGCTTCTCGACAGGGTGGGGCTGGCCGACAAGGCAGGCGCTTTTCCCGCCCAGCTTTCCGGCGGGCAGCAGCAGCGGGTGGCGATCGCGCGCGCTTTGGCCATGGAGCCGCCGGTGATGCTGTTTGATGAGCCGACAAGCGCGCTGGATCCGGAAATGGTCGGCGAGGTGCTCGCGGTCATGAAGACCCTGGCAGCCGACGGCATGACGATGATGTGCGTCACCCACGAGATGGGATTTGCCCGCGATGTCGCCGATCGCGTCTGGTTCATGGATGACGGGCTGATCCTCGAGGCGGCGCCACCCAAAGAATTCTTTTCCAACCCGCAACATGCGCGTGCTCAGCGGTTTCTCGCTGATTTGCGGCATTGA
- a CDS encoding ABC transporter substrate-binding protein: MNMTSWTLSIALATTALAGSANADQLADIMTAKVIRCGTFADVPPFASPDPKTREMVGFDVDLCGAIAQALGVKPEIKPVSVEARVPEVKLGHVDIAVANLAYTVSRSEQIQFSDPYYLAKEMLIVKVGDAGQKKADFAGVRLASTKGSTSELSIRLNKSQPLTFQDTGSAYLAVQQGKARGMVANTMTTTKIVNESKTKGAEMRMIDEPMLYQPIGIGMKKDEPALTAKINEVLVSLDKSGEINKIWDKWLGPNTEYKMTRTDKVVPITELKFDPIP; encoded by the coding sequence ATGAACATGACGTCATGGACCCTAAGCATCGCGCTCGCAACAACAGCGCTGGCCGGGTCGGCGAATGCGGATCAGCTGGCCGATATTATGACGGCGAAGGTGATCCGTTGCGGAACCTTTGCCGACGTTCCACCCTTTGCCTCTCCGGACCCGAAAACGCGCGAAATGGTCGGCTTCGACGTCGATCTCTGCGGCGCGATCGCCCAAGCACTTGGCGTTAAGCCGGAAATCAAGCCGGTTTCCGTCGAAGCGCGCGTTCCCGAAGTCAAGCTCGGTCATGTCGATATCGCCGTTGCCAATCTCGCCTATACCGTCAGCCGCTCCGAGCAGATCCAGTTCAGCGACCCTTATTACCTGGCTAAGGAAATGCTGATCGTCAAGGTCGGCGATGCCGGCCAGAAGAAGGCTGATTTTGCCGGCGTTCGCCTGGCATCGACCAAGGGTTCGACCTCGGAACTCTCTATCCGCCTCAACAAGTCGCAGCCGCTGACCTTCCAGGATACGGGGTCGGCCTATCTTGCCGTCCAGCAGGGCAAGGCCCGCGGCATGGTCGCCAACACGATGACGACGACGAAGATCGTCAATGAATCGAAGACCAAGGGTGCCGAGATGCGGATGATCGACGAGCCGATGCTCTATCAGCCGATCGGCATCGGTATGAAAAAGGACGAACCCGCGCTGACCGCGAAGATCAATGAAGTCCTGGTCTCGCTCGACAAGTCCGGTGAGATCAACAAGATCTGGGACAAGTGGCTCGGCCCGAACACCGAGTACAAGATGACCCGCACGGACAAGGTCGTCCCGATCACCGAACTGAAATTCGATCCGATCCCGTAA
- a CDS encoding 5-oxoprolinase subunit B family protein has product MPARYTFGGDEHLFVECSDEMSLEAFFKSLSMATGVRDSAIKGVTEICPANASFQVKFNPDLIKPDDLLKEVRAIEGAAEKAEPVIKTRIVEIPVFYNDPWTHETLMRFRERHQEPSGTDLDYAAGINGYGAVDDFIAAHAGSPWFVSMVGFVAGLPFMYQMVERQRQIEVPKYLRPRTDTPRLTVGHGGCFGCIYSVRGAGGYQMFGITPMPIFDPTQTTSYLRDFMVFFRPGDIVKFKPIDRDGYDKAVEEVDKGLFSPPIREVSFDLRQYQTDIDGYNAKLEGVLYGH; this is encoded by the coding sequence ATGCCCGCACGCTATACATTCGGAGGTGACGAACATCTCTTCGTCGAATGCAGCGATGAGATGTCGCTTGAGGCTTTCTTCAAGAGCCTGTCGATGGCAACCGGCGTTCGTGATAGCGCCATCAAGGGCGTCACTGAAATCTGCCCGGCGAACGCCTCCTTTCAGGTCAAGTTCAACCCGGACCTGATCAAGCCAGACGACCTTCTCAAGGAGGTGCGGGCGATCGAGGGGGCGGCCGAAAAGGCCGAGCCGGTGATCAAGACGCGCATCGTCGAAATTCCGGTCTTCTACAACGACCCTTGGACGCATGAGACCCTGATGCGCTTCCGCGAGCGCCATCAGGAGCCGTCCGGCACCGATCTCGATTATGCCGCCGGGATTAACGGTTACGGCGCGGTCGACGATTTCATCGCTGCTCACGCCGGCTCGCCTTGGTTCGTCTCCATGGTCGGCTTCGTCGCCGGTCTGCCGTTCATGTACCAGATGGTCGAGCGTCAGCGGCAGATCGAGGTCCCAAAATATCTGCGTCCCCGCACCGATACGCCGCGACTGACGGTCGGTCATGGCGGCTGCTTCGGCTGCATCTATTCGGTGCGTGGCGCGGGCGGCTACCAGATGTTCGGGATCACGCCGATGCCGATCTTCGATCCGACGCAGACGACGAGCTATCTCCGAGACTTCATGGTGTTCTTCCGCCCGGGCGATATCGTCAAGTTCAAGCCGATCGATCGCGACGGCTACGACAAGGCCGTCGAGGAGGTCGACAAGGGCCTGTTCAGCCCGCCGATCCGCGAGGTCAGCTTCGATCTCAGGCAATACCAGACCGATATCGACGGCTACAATGCCAAGCTGGAGGGCGTGCTTTATGGCCATTAA
- a CDS encoding acetyl-CoA carboxylase, which produces MSKLEIKSPLPGTFYRASSPDVPVFKADGDAVSATDTIGLIEVMKTFQQIPAGLDGKNIKFLVDNEEPVMAGQVIAEVEE; this is translated from the coding sequence ATGAGTAAGCTTGAGATCAAATCGCCCCTTCCGGGAACTTTCTATAGGGCTTCCTCTCCAGACGTGCCGGTCTTCAAGGCAGATGGCGATGCCGTTTCAGCCACCGATACGATCGGCCTTATCGAGGTCATGAAGACCTTTCAACAAATTCCCGCCGGCCTCGACGGCAAGAACATCAAGTTTCTCGTCGACAACGAAGAGCCCGTCATGGCTGGGCAGGTCATCGCGGAGGTCGAGGAATGA